One window of Bacillus alkalicellulosilyticus genomic DNA carries:
- a CDS encoding sensor histidine kinase, with protein sequence MELISWLIIVILSVLLIGCIATILLLHWDMRRMTNQLDDIIRNFGTNEIVRTHSHSKIVIGFIKKINQLIYLFKQDQQTMVKREKELKQEITNISHDLRTPLTSIKGFSELLTDPDLSEAEKNEYQSIIQKKIDNLTMMADLFYELSQIDSSDKPLQMEPQFLDKIILESMVLFYDDFERSQLNIHVDDVSVSPILADKKATTRIVTNLIQNALRYAKSYFTISLIEDENHVRLRAVNDVDQVDRHDLHRIFDRSFRLDTSRTGGQHGLGLHIVQQLITKQEGTVVADVQDNEFSIEVTFKKWVKLNKEC encoded by the coding sequence ATGGAATTGATTAGCTGGTTGATAATCGTTATATTAAGTGTTCTCCTCATCGGTTGTATCGCGACCATCCTGCTTTTGCACTGGGATATGAGGAGGATGACGAACCAATTAGATGACATCATTCGCAATTTTGGTACCAATGAAATCGTGCGTACGCATTCTCATAGTAAAATCGTGATTGGTTTCATCAAGAAAATCAACCAGCTCATTTATTTATTTAAACAAGACCAACAAACAATGGTAAAAAGAGAAAAAGAATTAAAGCAAGAAATTACAAATATCTCTCATGATTTAAGGACACCTTTAACCTCAATTAAAGGCTTTTCTGAACTGTTAACAGATCCGGATTTATCTGAAGCTGAAAAAAATGAATACCAATCTATTATTCAAAAGAAAATAGACAATCTCACGATGATGGCCGATTTATTCTATGAGCTTTCACAAATTGATTCTTCGGACAAACCATTACAAATGGAGCCACAGTTTTTGGATAAAATCATCCTCGAATCTATGGTTTTGTTCTATGATGATTTTGAAAGAAGCCAGTTAAACATACATGTAGATGACGTGAGCGTATCTCCTATTTTAGCTGATAAAAAGGCAACAACTCGAATTGTGACAAACCTTATTCAAAATGCATTACGGTATGCCAAAAGCTATTTTACAATTAGCTTAATTGAAGACGAAAATCATGTCCGTTTACGAGCAGTTAATGATGTTGACCAAGTTGACCGACATGACCTTCATCGAATCTTTGACCGAAGTTTCCGGTTGGATACGAGTCGGACTGGCGGACAGCATGGACTAGGACTTCATATAGTGCAACAGCTTATTACAAAACAGGAAGGCACGGTCGTTGCCGATGTCCAGGACAATGAATTTTCGATAGAAGTCACGTTTAAGAAATGGGTAAAGTTGAATAAAGAGT
- a CDS encoding ABC transporter permease, whose product MMMNYMKSENYRLLRKKSLYVTSVIGLLCITVAATVLHFAQQNDPNFPYGTSQFFYSNVVSAGFLIMIVGLLFNVALTGKDTALLKQSVSFGISRNTIFWSKLLLTLLYFMLLCVIGLALTIALGESLFANEEQSALYFLIACVNMVPIVISGFFIIHALRMGKVGEIYIIMTLLFLFFLSGDLLRILFRSVTGLHELYLYAPSTLLNENLMSYIGQGAQLDYRYWITGIVISVLSLLIGARKFTTQTID is encoded by the coding sequence ATGATGATGAATTATATGAAAAGCGAAAATTATCGTCTCCTTCGCAAAAAAAGTCTCTATGTCACAAGTGTGATTGGTCTATTATGTATCACAGTAGCAGCGACTGTTTTACATTTTGCTCAACAGAACGACCCAAATTTCCCGTATGGAACGAGTCAATTTTTTTATTCAAACGTAGTTAGTGCTGGGTTCCTCATTATGATCGTAGGTTTACTCTTTAACGTCGCTCTCACTGGTAAAGATACGGCTTTACTCAAACAATCTGTATCATTTGGCATATCTAGGAACACCATTTTTTGGTCAAAACTTCTACTAACCTTACTTTACTTTATGCTGTTATGTGTGATTGGTCTAGCCTTAACAATTGCATTAGGAGAAAGTCTATTCGCAAATGAGGAACAATCCGCCTTATACTTCTTGATAGCTTGTGTAAATATGGTACCGATTGTCATTAGCGGCTTTTTTATCATTCATGCTCTCCGAATGGGAAAAGTCGGTGAAATCTATATCATTATGACACTACTCTTTTTATTCTTCTTATCAGGTGATTTGTTAAGGATTCTATTCCGCTCTGTGACGGGGTTACATGAACTATATCTTTATGCACCAAGCACACTCTTAAATGAAAACCTTATGAGCTATATCGGACAAGGAGCTCAGCTTGATTATCGCTATTGGATTACTGGAATCGTCATTTCAGTGCTTTCTTTACTCATAGGGGCAAGGAAATTTACTACACAAACTATTGATTGA
- a CDS encoding ATP-binding cassette domain-containing protein, giving the protein MDTIIQTFQLTKTFKNEEVIKPLNFSLKKGEICALIGKNGAGKSTFFKMLSGQLHPTSGELFLFRRSGKELVNAKKRMGFMIETPEFFPDFTATQNLEYFRIQRGIVEKERIYEVLQIVGLSNQKKKRFKEYSMGMKQRLGIALCLLSSPDCLVLDEPINGLDAEGIREIRQLLLKLNQEKQITILVSSHILTELQLLASRFVFIKNGVLVDDVSKEDLDEKSKKQILLKVDDPAKTARILEQAYSDIQFKVLPNRQIAIQNHVEESGMINRLLNDNGVVVMEFQIEVLKLEEYFLDLVEEAK; this is encoded by the coding sequence ATGGATACGATAATTCAAACCTTTCAGTTAACGAAAACCTTTAAGAATGAAGAAGTCATCAAGCCACTGAATTTCTCATTAAAAAAAGGCGAAATTTGTGCACTAATTGGGAAAAATGGAGCTGGAAAGTCAACGTTTTTTAAAATGCTGTCTGGACAATTACATCCAACTTCAGGAGAGCTTTTTCTATTTAGGAGATCAGGAAAAGAATTGGTTAATGCCAAAAAGAGAATGGGGTTTATGATAGAGACCCCAGAATTCTTCCCAGATTTTACGGCCACTCAAAATCTAGAGTATTTCCGAATTCAAAGAGGGATTGTTGAAAAAGAACGCATCTATGAGGTTTTGCAAATTGTTGGCTTATCTAATCAAAAGAAGAAACGATTTAAAGAGTACTCGATGGGAATGAAGCAACGATTAGGGATTGCACTTTGTCTTTTAAGTAGCCCTGATTGTTTGGTGCTAGATGAACCGATTAATGGCTTAGATGCTGAGGGAATTCGAGAAATTCGTCAGCTATTATTGAAGCTTAATCAAGAAAAACAAATCACCATTTTAGTGTCCAGCCATATCTTAACTGAATTACAATTGCTTGCTTCGCGTTTTGTATTTATCAAAAATGGTGTCCTTGTTGATGATGTAAGCAAAGAAGATTTAGATGAAAAAAGTAAAAAACAAATCCTACTGAAAGTGGATGACCCTGCAAAAACAGCGAGAATACTAGAACAAGCTTATTCTGATATTCAGTTTAAAGTTCTTCCTAATCGGCAAATTGCCATTCAAAACCATGTAGAAGAAAGCGGCATGATTAATCGACTATTAAACGACAATGGTGTAGTCGTGATGGAGTTTCAAATTGAAGTCCTCAAATTAGAAGAGTATTTCCTAGACTTAGTGGAGGAAGCAAAATGA
- a CDS encoding response regulator transcription factor — protein sequence MVERKKVLLVEDDPEINKLLSLILTKSGLDTIVAYSGTEGLLQLQNHTFDLMLLDLMLPGKSGEEVIKQVREESSIPIIVISAKVDIDSKVHVLKMGADDYITKPFDQKEVMARVEVQLRKSSTPSSRTPVQVWRGLTIHPEKRSVSLNDKILQLTNAEFDILSLFVSHPERAFSKREIYERIWKGTYVGDDNTISVHVSNIRKKIAEVTSDEYIKTVWGVGFMLV from the coding sequence TTGGTTGAGAGGAAAAAAGTGTTACTAGTTGAAGATGATCCAGAAATTAATAAACTACTAAGCTTGATTTTAACGAAATCAGGCTTGGACACAATTGTCGCTTATTCTGGTACAGAAGGTTTGTTACAGCTGCAAAATCATACGTTTGATTTAATGTTATTGGACTTGATGTTACCAGGTAAAAGCGGAGAAGAAGTAATTAAACAAGTCAGAGAAGAGAGCTCCATCCCCATTATTGTGATTTCAGCCAAGGTGGACATCGATAGCAAAGTACACGTCTTGAAAATGGGAGCAGATGATTATATCACCAAACCCTTTGACCAAAAAGAAGTCATGGCAAGAGTTGAAGTTCAATTACGGAAATCAAGTACTCCTTCCTCACGAACGCCAGTGCAAGTTTGGCGTGGCCTTACAATCCATCCAGAAAAACGATCTGTCTCTTTAAACGATAAAATACTGCAACTAACAAATGCAGAGTTTGACATTCTATCCTTATTTGTAAGTCATCCAGAGCGTGCATTTTCAAAAAGGGAAATTTATGAACGAATCTGGAAAGGCACCTACGTTGGCGATGACAACACCATTAGCGTTCATGTCTCCAATATCCGTAAAAAAATCGCTGAGGTCACTTCAGATGAATACATCAAAACCGTTTGGGGAGTCGGATTTATGCTGGTTTAA
- a CDS encoding iron-siderophore ABC transporter substrate-binding protein: MNTKRKFSLLTTLVISLLMLALVGCSGQQSSSEPASTEEPATTEVADTEATPAQYPIVIEHAFGETVIEKKPERVVTISWANHDVVLALDVVPVGFSAANFGVQDDSGMLPWTAEKVKELGEENPNIFQDTDGLDFEAIADANPDVILAAYSGITQEDYDTLSQIAPVVAYEKGPWVTSWRDQIKFNSKGMGMEEEGLQLIAETEKLIQDKANEHAEIKGKKATFAMITATDLSKFYVYTPADPRGEFLGEIGMEYPESVLSHIANPTDFYIELSAENADALQDVEVLITYGDEETLTALQADPILGKVPAIERGSVVVIGNNTPLAAAGNPNPLSIKYSIDEYLQLISEAASKLN, from the coding sequence ATGAATACAAAACGAAAATTCTCATTACTTACTACACTAGTAATCTCACTACTGATGTTGGCATTAGTTGGTTGCTCAGGTCAGCAATCAAGTTCTGAGCCAGCTTCGACGGAAGAACCTGCAACAACAGAAGTTGCTGATACAGAGGCAACTCCAGCTCAATATCCAATTGTGATTGAACATGCCTTTGGGGAAACAGTCATTGAAAAAAAGCCTGAGCGCGTGGTTACGATTTCATGGGCGAACCATGACGTTGTTCTTGCTCTTGATGTTGTCCCTGTTGGTTTTTCAGCTGCTAACTTTGGTGTTCAAGATGACAGTGGTATGTTACCTTGGACAGCTGAAAAGGTAAAAGAACTTGGTGAAGAAAATCCAAACATCTTTCAAGACACTGATGGTTTAGATTTTGAAGCGATTGCTGATGCAAATCCAGATGTCATCTTAGCTGCATATTCAGGAATTACTCAAGAAGATTATGATACGTTAAGTCAAATTGCACCAGTTGTTGCTTATGAAAAAGGCCCTTGGGTTACGTCATGGCGCGACCAAATTAAGTTCAACTCTAAGGGTATGGGCATGGAAGAAGAAGGATTACAACTTATTGCTGAAACAGAAAAGTTAATCCAAGATAAAGCTAATGAACATGCTGAAATCAAAGGTAAAAAAGCTACATTTGCGATGATTACTGCTACGGATTTATCTAAGTTTTATGTGTACACACCTGCAGACCCTCGTGGAGAGTTTCTTGGTGAAATCGGTATGGAATACCCTGAAAGTGTATTGAGCCACATTGCGAACCCAACAGATTTTTATATCGAGCTAAGTGCTGAAAATGCGGATGCTCTTCAAGATGTAGAAGTGTTAATCACGTATGGAGATGAAGAAACGTTAACAGCATTACAAGCGGATCCGATTCTTGGAAAAGTACCAGCGATTGAAAGAGGATCTGTTGTAGTGATTGGAAATAACACACCACTTGCAGCAGCTGGGAATCCAAACCCACTTTCTATTAAGTATTCAATTGACGAATATTTACAACTGATTTCAGAAGCTGCGAGCAAGCTTAACTAA
- a CDS encoding FecCD family ABC transporter permease, which yields MSQISVSENKQLLLPKHFIKVLILLVLLLGICIVASLIFGSRTIGWTELMNGLFHPDVQSHEANVVRQRIARTVFCLMCGAALGISGALMQSVTRNPIADPSILGVNTGAALFVVCGISFLNISSANQYIWLALVGAMITAIFVFGIGSMGSGGATPLKLVLAGAATSAALSSLVIAVMIPRTNVMDQFRYWQVGSVGAGNWSSISTFVPFLIAGILVALFTAPALNAIALGDEVATGLGVQTGTLRLIAAFAGVVLCGATTALAGPIGFIGLLATHIIRLMIGPDLRYVIPMSALSGAIILMLSDIIGRLLGSPGELEVGIVTAFIGAPILILLTMKAKMRAL from the coding sequence ATGAGTCAAATTTCCGTTTCAGAAAATAAGCAGTTACTACTACCGAAGCATTTTATAAAGGTACTGATCCTTCTGGTCCTTTTACTCGGTATTTGTATCGTCGCGTCTCTTATCTTTGGGTCTCGTACAATAGGTTGGACTGAACTGATGAATGGTTTGTTCCATCCTGATGTACAATCTCATGAAGCAAATGTTGTTCGCCAACGAATAGCAAGAACTGTATTTTGTTTAATGTGTGGTGCTGCATTAGGAATTTCTGGTGCTCTTATGCAATCTGTAACTCGAAATCCAATTGCAGATCCTAGTATTCTAGGAGTTAACACGGGAGCAGCCCTCTTTGTAGTGTGTGGCATTTCCTTCTTAAATATTAGCAGTGCTAATCAATATATCTGGCTTGCACTTGTGGGAGCAATGATAACTGCCATTTTTGTATTCGGAATTGGGTCTATGGGGAGTGGCGGTGCCACGCCCCTCAAACTCGTTTTAGCGGGTGCAGCGACAAGTGCAGCCTTATCATCTTTAGTTATTGCGGTTATGATTCCGCGTACGAATGTGATGGACCAGTTTCGATATTGGCAGGTTGGTAGTGTAGGAGCAGGGAACTGGAGCTCAATTTCTACGTTTGTTCCTTTTCTTATTGCGGGAATCTTGGTCGCATTATTTACAGCACCAGCCCTTAATGCAATAGCATTGGGTGATGAAGTAGCTACAGGTTTAGGCGTACAGACTGGTACGCTTCGTCTTATTGCTGCTTTTGCTGGTGTTGTCTTATGTGGTGCGACAACAGCATTAGCTGGTCCGATTGGATTTATCGGATTGTTGGCTACCCATATCATCCGATTGATGATAGGTCCTGATTTACGGTATGTTATTCCGATGTCTGCCTTATCGGGTGCGATTATTTTAATGTTATCTGATATCATCGGTAGACTTTTAGGAAGTCCCGGGGAACTAGAGGTTGGTATTGTGACGGCCTTTATTGGGGCACCGATTTTAATTTTACTAACGATGAAAGCGAAAATGCGTGCGTTATGA
- a CDS encoding FecCD family ABC transporter permease, which yields MNDTITQIKRGRIKRRRRFVVVTSILAIIAFALCCTMLMLGNTIYPVLDVVRVLMGEDVDGASFAVGAIRFPRMVAGVFAGFAFGVGGYIFQTMLRNPLANPNVIGITAGSSAAAVFCIIVLQASNTVVSIASVFGGLVTVIIIFLLSRGTSFSIGRLILIGIGIQAMLDAVITYLLLIGQQHDIPSAMRWLSGSLNGAKMENLYPLIVTVLIFAPILIALGKRLDMLELGEQAATSLGINTDKTRLALIVSSVLIIALATAATGPIAFVAFLSGPIAKRLVGVGFSSIVPAGLVGIILVLGADLIGQFAFTARYPVGVITGILGAPYLLYLLIRLNRKGDL from the coding sequence ATGAATGATACGATTACTCAAATTAAACGAGGTAGAATAAAGAGACGTCGTCGTTTTGTCGTTGTAACATCGATACTGGCGATCATTGCCTTTGCCCTTTGTTGTACGATGTTAATGCTAGGAAACACGATATACCCCGTTCTCGATGTTGTCCGTGTACTTATGGGTGAGGATGTGGATGGAGCCTCTTTTGCCGTTGGTGCGATACGTTTTCCAAGAATGGTTGCTGGTGTATTTGCCGGATTTGCTTTCGGAGTTGGCGGTTATATCTTTCAGACGATGCTAAGAAATCCTTTAGCTAATCCAAATGTTATCGGAATCACAGCTGGGTCAAGTGCAGCAGCAGTGTTTTGTATTATTGTTCTCCAAGCTAGTAATACGGTGGTTTCGATTGCCTCTGTTTTTGGTGGACTTGTTACAGTAATCATTATTTTTCTATTATCAAGAGGAACATCTTTCTCAATTGGCAGACTTATTTTAATCGGAATTGGAATTCAAGCAATGCTAGACGCTGTGATTACCTATCTATTACTAATTGGCCAGCAACATGATATTCCGTCTGCGATGAGATGGTTAAGTGGTAGCTTAAATGGCGCTAAAATGGAGAATTTATATCCTCTTATTGTAACTGTTCTTATCTTCGCACCTATCCTTATTGCCCTTGGGAAACGATTAGATATGCTAGAACTAGGTGAGCAAGCTGCTACGTCACTTGGGATCAATACCGATAAGACTAGACTTGCTTTAATTGTTAGTTCAGTTCTCATCATTGCGTTAGCTACCGCAGCTACTGGTCCAATTGCGTTTGTCGCATTTCTTTCAGGACCTATTGCCAAAAGACTTGTTGGTGTTGGTTTTTCTAGTATCGTTCCAGCCGGTCTTGTTGGAATCATTTTAGTGTTAGGCGCGGATCTTATTGGACAATTTGCTTTTACAGCTAGATATCCTGTAGGAGTGATTACAGGTATTCTTGGAGCACCTTATTTGCTTTACTTGCTAATCCGACTCAATCGAAAGGGTGATTTATAA
- a CDS encoding ABC transporter ATP-binding protein, translated as MKPTHFFQAEKITAGYDNKTILHDVSISIPSHQISIIIGANGCGKSTLLKTMARLIKPTSGQVILDGKPISKVPSKQLARLIGLLPQSPIVPEGITVADLVGRGRYPHQTFLKGWTKQDYEAVAEAMDIMNITEFADRNIDELSGGQRQRVWIAMALAQQTDILFLDEPTTYLDITYQIEILDLLTDLNRKRGTTIVMVLHDINLSARYADHIFALHKGKLVTEGEPEKVITNQLIEDIFGLHCTVVKDPVSGSPSVVPIGRHHNNMTMYSERSLVSTV; from the coding sequence ATGAAACCAACGCATTTTTTTCAAGCGGAAAAAATCACTGCTGGCTACGATAATAAAACAATATTGCATGATGTCAGTATTTCCATTCCAAGTCATCAAATTAGTATTATTATTGGAGCGAATGGTTGCGGGAAATCAACTCTACTAAAAACGATGGCTCGGTTGATTAAGCCAACCTCTGGACAAGTGATATTAGACGGAAAACCAATTAGTAAAGTACCATCAAAGCAACTGGCTCGTCTGATTGGACTATTACCTCAATCGCCTATTGTGCCTGAGGGGATTACCGTTGCAGATTTAGTTGGTCGCGGCAGATATCCACACCAAACGTTTTTAAAAGGGTGGACGAAACAAGATTATGAAGCGGTTGCTGAGGCGATGGATATTATGAACATTACTGAATTTGCTGACCGGAACATCGATGAGCTTTCAGGTGGGCAAAGACAGCGAGTTTGGATTGCGATGGCACTTGCACAACAAACCGACATCTTGTTTCTTGATGAACCAACAACCTACTTAGATATTACTTATCAAATTGAGATTCTTGATTTGCTTACAGATCTGAATCGAAAACGAGGGACAACGATTGTGATGGTTCTTCATGATATCAATTTATCCGCTCGTTATGCTGATCATATTTTTGCCCTTCATAAAGGAAAGCTTGTGACAGAAGGTGAGCCAGAAAAGGTCATTACAAATCAATTGATTGAAGATATTTTTGGTCTCCATTGTACGGTTGTAAAAGACCCTGTGTCGGGCTCTCCTTCTGTCGTACCGATTGGACGACATCATAACAATATGACAATGTATTCAGAGCGTAGCCTTGTATCTACTGTATGA
- a CDS encoding MSMEG_1061 family FMN-dependent PPOX-type flavoprotein encodes MSVINFSEDAITSEEELRELIGFPHEHVVKKSVSIIDDNCKRFISMSPLIFLATSSTEGTCDVSPRGDNPSSIKILNEHQLVIPDRPGNRRLDSIMNIVSNPHVGLIFLIPGLDEVLRVNGRATIIKNGDILKEMSLRGKPPLLGIGVDVEECFIHCPRALKEAKVWDSSTWLPKSELPSMKDIFLNHLKINGVKEQL; translated from the coding sequence ATGAGTGTTATAAATTTTTCAGAAGATGCAATTACTTCCGAGGAGGAGCTTAGAGAACTCATTGGATTCCCTCATGAGCATGTTGTCAAAAAGAGTGTTTCGATTATAGATGACAATTGTAAAAGATTTATATCGATGTCCCCACTTATTTTTCTAGCGACATCAAGTACAGAAGGGACGTGTGATGTGTCACCCCGAGGTGATAATCCAAGCTCTATTAAAATACTAAATGAGCATCAATTGGTTATTCCTGACCGTCCGGGAAACCGACGTCTTGATTCTATTATGAATATCGTTTCTAATCCTCACGTTGGTCTTATCTTTCTTATCCCAGGATTAGATGAAGTTCTACGTGTGAACGGACGAGCAACGATCATAAAAAATGGTGATATTTTAAAGGAAATGAGTTTAAGAGGAAAACCACCACTACTTGGGATTGGAGTAGATGTTGAGGAGTGCTTTATCCATTGCCCTCGGGCTTTAAAAGAAGCAAAGGTGTGGGATTCATCGACCTGGCTGCCAAAAAGTGAACTGCCTTCCATGAAAGACATATTTCTTAACCATTTAAAAATTAATGGTGTAAAAGAGCAACTATAA
- a CDS encoding DUF5680 domain-containing protein, giving the protein MKFQEKLHVLRKEKGLSQEQLAEKIGVSRQAVAKWETGHSYPTVEKLIELSSLFNISIDSMVKEDEACSKNDRESTEYIFTEEVIDFLCRAKKTTYAGEGAEATSSRPSSHDLHYAEEDFLYIDTYLGGEKFAGEEALWVGSTPMWSMNYMGRILGESFSGDFLKEALFLVPKQFPYRGPLVYENGEYKYHCVVHGEFKWFNGYEEIFYKNEKVYECVFHGGCIK; this is encoded by the coding sequence ATGAAATTCCAAGAAAAATTACATGTTTTACGAAAAGAAAAGGGTCTATCGCAAGAGCAGTTAGCAGAGAAAATAGGGGTTTCAAGACAAGCCGTTGCAAAATGGGAAACGGGGCACTCCTATCCTACTGTTGAAAAATTAATTGAACTCAGTTCTTTGTTTAACATAAGTATTGATAGCATGGTCAAAGAGGACGAAGCTTGCAGCAAGAATGATAGAGAATCAACTGAGTATATCTTTACTGAAGAAGTTATTGATTTTCTATGCAGAGCAAAAAAGACTACATATGCTGGGGAAGGAGCAGAAGCTACATCATCCAGACCAAGCTCTCATGACCTCCACTATGCCGAAGAGGATTTTTTGTATATTGATACGTATTTAGGCGGAGAAAAATTTGCTGGAGAAGAAGCGCTCTGGGTTGGATCTACACCAATGTGGTCAATGAACTATATGGGTAGAATACTAGGAGAGTCATTTTCCGGTGATTTTTTGAAAGAAGCGTTATTCTTAGTTCCTAAACAATTTCCGTACCGAGGACCATTGGTGTACGAAAACGGGGAATATAAGTATCATTGCGTGGTTCATGGAGAATTCAAGTGGTTTAACGGCTATGAAGAGATTTTCTATAAAAACGAAAAGGTATATGAATGTGTCTTCCATGGCGGTTGTATTAAGTAG
- a CDS encoding phosphotransferase, with protein sequence MTRIDEFTYLIDYFFQEKIPVNVYEGKSGYNNLTRYLERDGETYILRIYETHQDETKVALEHEVLLKLNEIPDLPFAVPAPVCRDNMSFTRLPSNKIGCVYHYIEGDNPVLHTADVLFSFGQSTAILLQALEKIKLTQPLIYRPYYEIEHTHPNCPIEKVEAWCNNPPDIFTQYKKELAWISSQLVQFKQDLPNIKHLPHQIIHGDLNGSNVLVDSNQKINAILDFEFTTRDLRVMEVAVCIADIISEETNEDEYLERVSHFVSGFKNTMKLTKAELEALPLLIQLRRLDVFLHFLGRYEDKLDDASVLEEQISKVAAYEDWLPRRAANIFKLWI encoded by the coding sequence ATGACTAGAATAGATGAATTTACGTACCTTATTGATTACTTTTTTCAGGAAAAGATACCGGTGAATGTCTATGAAGGAAAAAGTGGCTATAACAATCTGACTCGCTACCTTGAAAGAGATGGCGAAACATATATCCTTCGTATATATGAAACTCATCAGGACGAGACAAAGGTAGCGCTTGAACATGAAGTTCTTTTGAAATTAAATGAAATCCCTGATTTGCCGTTTGCTGTTCCTGCGCCAGTTTGTCGGGATAACATGTCCTTTACTCGATTACCATCTAACAAAATTGGTTGTGTGTATCATTATATTGAAGGGGATAACCCAGTTTTACATACAGCTGATGTTCTGTTTTCTTTTGGACAAAGTACAGCGATTCTTTTACAAGCCCTTGAAAAGATAAAGCTGACACAGCCTCTTATCTATCGACCGTACTATGAAATAGAACATACACATCCGAATTGTCCGATAGAAAAAGTAGAAGCGTGGTGCAACAATCCTCCAGACATTTTTACTCAATATAAAAAGGAGCTTGCATGGATTTCTTCACAGTTGGTTCAGTTCAAGCAGGATTTGCCCAATATAAAACATCTTCCTCATCAAATCATTCATGGGGATTTAAACGGATCGAATGTATTGGTGGATTCTAATCAAAAGATAAATGCCATTTTAGACTTTGAATTTACGACCAGGGACCTTCGAGTCATGGAAGTTGCGGTTTGTATAGCTGACATCATTTCTGAAGAAACAAATGAAGATGAATATCTAGAAAGGGTGAGTCATTTTGTTTCAGGATTTAAAAATACAATGAAGCTCACGAAGGCAGAATTGGAAGCACTACCTTTGTTAATTCAACTACGGAGATTAGACGTATTTCTTCACTTCTTAGGAAGGTACGAAGACAAACTCGATGATGCCTCAGTACTTGAAGAACAAATCAGTAAGGTTGCAGCTTATGAAGACTGGTTGCCGAGAAGGGCAGCGAATATCTTTAAATTGTGGATATAA
- a CDS encoding substrate-binding domain-containing protein gives MKKLLIVYSVLIGLFILYLYNSNIIESTSNHWETQGLQGEITDKYVMVTFQSGMDYWKSSLKGFEDAASALNVSVEYRGAANYDIQEQIIVLEQVIAKKPAGIALSAIDPYELTDTINKAIHAGVPVVLFDSGASESKAYSFLGTNNYNAGVTAAHEMANLVNEEGEVAVITLPNQLNHQERTQGFKETIHNTYPKMTIVAIEDGKGDRLNSKDVTHELVEEYPNLAGIFATEANGGVGVGEAVRLDKKVGEVQIIGFDTDKGTLDMVDEGIISATLAQGTWNMGYWSLLFLFHLQNDLTEPQILPTRDSAPLPVYVDTGVTLVTKENVDFYFAD, from the coding sequence GTGAAAAAGTTACTAATTGTTTACAGTGTGTTGATTGGCTTGTTTATCCTTTATTTATATAATTCCAACATTATTGAATCTACTTCAAATCATTGGGAGACTCAAGGGCTGCAAGGAGAAATAACTGATAAATATGTGATGGTCACTTTTCAATCAGGGATGGATTATTGGAAAAGTAGTCTTAAAGGTTTTGAGGATGCAGCATCGGCTCTAAATGTGTCAGTAGAATACCGAGGGGCAGCTAATTATGATATTCAAGAGCAAATCATTGTACTTGAGCAAGTTATTGCAAAAAAACCTGCAGGCATTGCTCTTTCAGCCATTGACCCGTATGAATTAACAGATACGATTAACAAAGCTATTCATGCAGGAGTACCTGTCGTCTTATTTGATTCTGGGGCATCTGAAAGTAAAGCATACTCTTTTTTAGGAACAAATAATTATAATGCAGGAGTTACTGCCGCTCATGAAATGGCCAATCTAGTAAATGAAGAGGGTGAGGTTGCGGTAATTACTCTTCCCAACCAATTAAACCATCAAGAGAGAACCCAAGGCTTTAAAGAAACTATTCATAATACGTATCCCAAAATGACCATTGTTGCGATTGAGGATGGAAAAGGGGACAGACTCAATTCTAAAGATGTAACACATGAATTAGTAGAAGAATATCCAAATCTAGCAGGTATATTTGCGACAGAAGCAAATGGTGGGGTGGGAGTAGGAGAAGCGGTACGTTTAGATAAAAAAGTAGGCGAAGTACAGATCATAGGGTTTGATACAGATAAAGGAACACTAGATATGGTAGATGAAGGAATCATTTCAGCTACGCTAGCTCAAGGAACTTGGAATATGGGATACTGGTCGTTACTCTTTTTGTTTCACTTACAAAATGACCTAACAGAACCTCAAATCCTACCAACAAGAGATAGTGCACCATTGCCTGTATATGTTGATACTGGGGTTACTCTCGTTACAAAAGAAAACGTAGATTTTTACTTTGCAGATTAG